The following DNA comes from Megachile rotundata isolate GNS110a chromosome 9, iyMegRotu1, whole genome shotgun sequence.
TTCACGATACGAAAATTAATAACTAGAAATGACCAGAATGCAGGTAAAcgttaaatatgaaaaaaatggcCATGGATTAATTCAGTACATACAACTGgtcattataataattattttttactggTCACAAGAATAAGTTTATCATTGCAATGATACATGTGACTTCTTAAGAACTTGTTTATATGCTTCCACTTATTTATGGTTTTCTtgtataatttgtttattttgtatCTCTTCAAAAGTTTGAACCTGCACATTTGACCCTTCCAAGGAAGTAACGATAGAAGAAGAGGTGATAGAAGACGAGGAAGTAGAAGTAGAGGAAGAAAAGGTAATAGAAGACGAGGAAGATGAAGACGAAGATGAAGAGGAAGAAGGATCATCGTTAACGATTGAAATAATACCTGGACCGGGAGATGGACTATGTACAGGTCGAAAGGAAAAACCAGAGGAATCAAGACTTGAACAAGATTCTGGAGTTCCAACTGAATTAATAGTTCCCGGATGTAGACTAGATATTGCCACATCCAACCTGAATGAAAAGTACAAAACATATATTGAGAATCTGAGTTTACTTTAGAggtttatataatttgtatataatatttatataattacctAGATGTAGCAGAAGTTAACAGACCGGAAGTACGTTTTAGTGGAGGTTGTAATTGGTGATCCATTCCGGAATCGTCTAATTCAAATTTTCTCTTAACCGAAGCTAAACAACTTGGTCGTATTGCAATAGGACTTAGACTTCGCCTAAATACATGtgcacaaatttaattaaacccaTAATAGATGTACATCATAAAATAGATATtgtagtattaaataaatataccttGTAGCAAAAGCTTTTCTAGTAGGACTAGGTGACAAATTACTTTTCCAAGTGACTGCATGAACACCAGGTGAATAACACTGTCTCTGACTCAAACCAGACCTGGTTGGAGATGGCGATGAATACATAGTTGAACCATTTACAGATAAGTTTATACTTAATGGATCTAAAACTCGTTTTGGAATTGGTCGTGAttctattttaaattgcaatgaAGCTGATTCAGAATCTTTAAAAGATAATCCTTCTGCTTCTATTGTAAGATCTTCCCATGACTGAGAGATCTGTATGGCACTGTGTATTTCTTTTTCATGTGCTGCTTCACGACCAGCAACATCTATACATTCTTCTTGTCTCAACTGACTTACACGTGGAGTTAGCCTGGGAATTGCACCAGAactctaaaataataaatatttcacaattttaaatataatcaatagaacaaaatattataactgtACATTATAATTGtcatatttgtttaattttataacttatCAGACTACAGATGTTTATGTATTCAAGATCAATGTTagcaaagtataaaaatgtacatgtatattatgaacttttatatatgaagaatatataaatatctGCAATCTACTTATTATATGATTTCTCCATGTCTATAAAGATATCTCCTTACACTAGTACTGAAGCGTCGTGTTCGAGGTGAACTTGAGAATATGTTAAAATTTGGTGTAACATCcctgaaaataattgaaattagtcTTTGTTACAAAACCATGCATATGATTTTGGTATCTATTCTATTTTGATTTAAAAGTTAATAGTAAATACCTTGGTGTAGTAGCAGAAGGTGATGTCACAGACATTGTTGCAGTGATCTTGTTGATCATGGGTGCACTACTAGATCGTTTTAAACTAACTACTGTGCAATCAACATCCATGATTATTTGGACTAGCTATTTCTTGGTACATTTGTCTAAAGACACTAGTCAAAGACTCGAAGAACATTGAAGTGTGCACAACAATACAGTTCACTGAGTAAATCAACAGTTAATTTAGAGTgtaaaattaatgtatattatgTCTTTCTCTGTTGctattatttgataatttgataacaaCAAACTTTGCCTCTTTGTACCAGAAATGAAGGAGATGCCGCATTTGAGTTATCATTTAAACTGCCGCTTAGATTTTCATTTTACGTTTTGACACGCTATCAGCATGTAATGTTTATAATCAATCTTTCgtccagtgaaataaaatagccAAATGCAAAAATTGTCGAAACGTAAACTCcaccaaattaaaaatatgcaaaGTAAAAGAATGAAATAGCAAAGTACAAAGAGTGGTTTAGATGTTTTCTTGATTTTCAGTTCCTGTTTGAACTATCGTACAGAAACCGGGTTAGAAATTGCAAATTGATTTAATTTCGTAACACCTCAGTGTATACTGATTTTTCAGTAATATCATTAATAACAAGCAAATTATGCTTTTTTCAATTGATCGTCTAACTTCCACCGTTTTTTATCGTGAAGCACGCGTATGTCAGACCTTACTACGATCCTTTTGCTTCCTTAGAAAAAATCTTTCACGATTGAAGCACACTGAATTTGTTGGTAGCCTTGAGTCTTCGTTAAATCCACAAACCTAAGAATACATGATCCGATTGTAAAACTAACTTCTATAAATCatcgaaaaagagaaaaaggaagGAGAATTATTATATCTGTAATGATCTTTTTCTAAAATCATAGTTTCTCCCTCTTTCTTTTAAACGGCGCAAcatttaagtattttatatgaaacaatatatcgtaattttttaaaataaataaattgttttatatgagcaataatttcatataaaacgatgttaaatatattttgtattacaaatttgaataattcatgCAAAATAAAAGGGACGTTTAATGAATCTTTATCATCACACTCTTCATGGAAATGTTACATtcgaatttgatatttttctatttaggaatatttataatgtttgaaatcatgttaatattatgtttaaatgtatttttatatttttcaacaaaAGAAAAAGCATGACAAATgtttttaagcatattaatttttaatgatcgAATTTCTTACATATTTTTACGCATCTTTTTCCGTATGTTTACATATCTCTTTTGTATCTGTCCTTATattgattaaaattataatataatattcacgtaaaattatttagtagaaatattaatttattaactaatTCATTTTACATACATTTGTTAGATTTTATTATTGAACTAAATGTGTCAAAAAATATTCCttgtaatataaacataatttattaaCGTTAAGAAACAGTAACAAGTGTCTGAGAAAATATCAGTAAGtaggaatatttataaatttgttgtgaacaaacattttaaatatcttaaatGCAGTATATTGTTAACAGTTCATTATCCCAGGATAATAATTATGTTACTGCAGTCTATTTTActtctttttcaactttaaattatgataataaaaaCGTTTCTTAAGcaatattaaaaagttttatttcAGCTTTGCTTACGCGAACTTTATCTATCtcgtatataatattattttaattaaaatgagtaataataaaatttataacagaATTCATATACAAGATATGAAAATGAaggtattttttttaaacagtTATAGATTTACAGAAATAAAAGTTCTATAACTACAATGAATAACATTTGGTGCAAATAAAAATGCcattaaatttcttattaaaattaatctatCCTATATCTACATCCGCATACTGCATATTTAAATGAGTATCTATTATTTGGAAAAGTTCAAGTGGTTGAGGTATTCTACCAGTTTCCAGTTTGGACCATACTGGGACATCTAAaacattacaataaatatttttaatagtattATACTGATTTTATgtacttatatatatataacaactGATAAATTATCATTTACCATTGAAATGTATTTCAAAAGCTCCTGATGATATGAGTTGCCCTTCTATTGcgttacaaaagaaaaatatcaTAATACAAGAATAGAATCGATTGTCTATACACCATTGCCACAATGATGGTAATGGCTGTCCTAGGTCAATTCCActtactattaaaattattagcgAAATTTTAGCAAAACcctaaacaaaaagaaatacaaTCATGTTAATaaacagtaaatattttaagtaatatacaaacattttattattactagTATTTTAGCAATAAGCATGTTGTATCCAGGAGGGTTGTAGTTTTCTCCCTCGATTTGTAACTCTGGATATTTCTGTCTAAGGATACTGACATACTCCTCGTAAACTTTTCTGTAACCGCAAGAATAActggaaaaagaaaaataaaatatttaataaacaaattgcagaagtttaaataaaaatttaaataaaataaaagtaaaatgaaaattattatttgtgcaattaaatttacaaaacttaccagtaaaaaaatttcaaagtcggtCCTTTTGCACCAAGTTTGGTTAAAGAAACTTGATTATCATCGGCTTTGGTGCTCGATGCGCATAAAACAATGCAAaagcataaaattaatttcatacgaCGCAGCATTCTTTAAGTCATTGAAATTTTATCACCTGTATGATTTCTGAgcaaaacaatttaatttctacCTTAAAAAAGGCATCAATCAACCACCGTTTCAACAGTTATATATGTACTCTAAATCTTGATCAGTCACTTTCTGCTGCTAAGTAAGCAGAACATCACCGAATCGAACCGAATAGAGCCGAAtcgtataaaatacaaaatacaaacgactatgtacaattttatcagttatcaaatttaatggattaaataataacaataaatgataaatatgatttaattaattttattcatatttttaatttatttaattttattataaaacaatgtttaaaatttatattcaaatttaatttaaatttttgaaagataatattatatttccaaaaatagtagaaataagataattccaaaatattttattacttctaTTTAAAATTAGGTGTTCAACTATTTGTATGCATTAATTGTATAAATaccaattatttataaaaatataatattccgcagctttataattaaattatcaaatcccaaataaTAGcgacaatttctttttattagtGTATATGAGCTGCTATTTTAGAAAGCTTTTTAGGTAAATTTTAAGGTATACAGAAAAATCATTTTTagagatataaataaaatatattttggtaTAATAATGGTGATGATCATAGACCTAAGAATAACTACTTTTTTTCATGAATAATCGTACCAAGATCGCGCAATTCGGTTAACTTCAGCCGATTCCCTACGTTGTTGCAAAGGTATTTGTATGTTTCCTACTTTGCCAATTGTATATACGGTGGGCAAAATATATCTGTTTATgactaaatttaggaatttaaacattaaaaatcttaatttaaaatctttatttaaaaattttgtattaaatgcgCACTCACATGTACATAAGTATGAACACATGCCACGCGCATACATAGAAACGCATACACGCATACACTACCATGTATAGTATCACAAGTCTAAATTAGCGAGCAGAACATAAAA
Coding sequences within:
- the LOC100876370 gene encoding P2R1A-PPP2R2A-interacting phosphatase regulator 1; this translates as MDVDCTVVSLKRSSSAPMINKITATMSVTSPSATTPRDVTPNFNIFSSSPRTRRFSTSSSGAIPRLTPRVSQLRQEECIDVAGREAAHEKEIHSAIQISQSWEDLTIEAEGLSFKDSESASLQFKIESRPIPKRVLDPLSINLSVNGSTMYSSPSPTRSGLSQRQCYSPGVHAVTWKSNLSPSPTRKAFATRRSLSPIAIRPSCLASVKRKFELDDSGMDHQLQPPLKRTSGLLTSATSRLDVAISSLHPGTINSVGTPESCSSLDSSGFSFRPVHSPSPGPGIISIVNDDPSSSSSSSSSSSSSITFSSSTSTSSSSITSSSIVTSLEGSNVQVQTFEEIQNKQIIQENHK
- the SelT gene encoding selenoprotein T, with translation MLRRMKLILCFCIVLCASSTKADDNQVSLTKLGAKGPTLKFFYCYSCGYRKVYEEYVSILRQKYPELQIEGENYNPPGYNMLIAKILGFAKISLIILIVSGIDLGQPLPSLWQWCIDNRFYSCIMIFFFCNAIEGQLISSGAFEIHFNDVPVWSKLETGRIPQPLELFQIIDTHLNMQYADVDIG